The following coding sequences are from one Arcobacter nitrofigilis DSM 7299 window:
- a CDS encoding response regulator transcription factor, which yields MMFSILVAEDDETLNKMICTKLKQENFKTISAFDGEEALEILDTTYVDLVISDIMMPKINGYELIQEIRKTAPSFPILMITAKNQMEDIEKGFRLGTDDYMIKPIQLKEMVLRVNALLRRAKIANENKLVIGKSFLDYKALKINIDSKEYDLPPKEFYLLFLLLSYPDKIFTRYEIMNEIWGLESEADERTVDSHIKKLRRRFEACQDFEIVTIRGLGYKAKYHLTNNTK from the coding sequence ATGATGTTTTCTATATTAGTTGCTGAAGATGATGAGACATTAAATAAGATGATATGTACGAAATTAAAACAAGAAAACTTCAAGACTATTTCGGCATTTGATGGTGAAGAGGCCTTAGAAATTTTGGATACTACATATGTTGACTTAGTCATCTCAGATATTATGATGCCAAAAATAAATGGTTATGAACTTATACAAGAGATTAGAAAGACAGCACCTTCCTTCCCTATTCTGATGATTACGGCAAAAAATCAAATGGAAGATATTGAAAAGGGATTTAGACTTGGAACAGACGATTATATGATTAAACCTATTCAATTAAAAGAGATGGTTCTTAGAGTAAATGCACTTCTACGGAGAGCAAAGATAGCTAATGAAAATAAATTAGTTATAGGAAAGAGTTTTCTAGATTACAAGGCATTAAAAATAAATATTGATTCTAAAGAATACGACCTTCCCCCTAAAGAGTTTTATCTACTATTTCTTTTACTCAGCTATCCCGATAAGATTTTTACTAGATATGAAATTATGAATGAAATTTGGGGTCTAGAATCAGAGGCAGATGAACGGACTGTTGATTCTCATATCAAGAAACTCCGTCGTAGGTTTGAGGCATGTCAGGATTTTGAGATTGTGACTATAAGAGGGCTTGGGTACAAGGCAAAATATCATTTAACAAATAATACCAAATGA
- a CDS encoding GNAT family N-acetyltransferase: protein MNLNETFGLFGVLRKFNKIKSKENMIEIETNRLFLRNWKSSDYKDLYEYGKNDLVGPSAGWAIHKSEDDSKEVIKTFIKNDDSLAIVLKSENKVIGGIGLHKIVLNKNCKKLNEREIGYALNSSYWGNGYIPEAVNSLLEIGFEKMNLDLIWCSHFEENKNSKRVTEKCGFYYKFKKAEILSLLDNKKVTSLYYSISKDEYKNPNIYKK, encoded by the coding sequence ATGAATTTGAATGAAACCTTTGGACTGTTTGGAGTTTTAAGAAAGTTTAATAAAATAAAAAGCAAAGAGAATATGATTGAAATAGAGACGAATAGGTTATTTCTTAGAAATTGGAAAAGTAGCGACTATAAAGATTTATATGAATATGGAAAAAATGATTTAGTTGGACCTAGTGCTGGTTGGGCTATTCATAAATCAGAAGATGATAGTAAAGAGGTTATAAAAACATTTATAAAAAATGATGATAGCTTAGCTATTGTATTAAAATCAGAAAATAAAGTTATTGGTGGAATAGGACTACATAAAATAGTTTTAAATAAAAATTGTAAAAAATTAAATGAAAGAGAAATAGGATATGCTCTAAATTCTAGTTATTGGGGAAATGGATATATCCCTGAGGCTGTAAATAGCCTATTAGAAATTGGATTTGAAAAAATGAATCTTGATTTAATTTGGTGTAGTCATTTTGAGGAAAACAAAAACTCAAAGAGGGTAACTGAAAAGTGTGGGTTTTATTATAAATTTAAGAAGGCAGAAATATTAAGTTTATTAGATAATAAAAAGGTTACTTCTTTGTATTATAGTATAAGTAAAGATGAATATAAAAATCCTAATATTTATAAGAAATGA
- a CDS encoding sulfite exporter TauE/SafE family protein, translating to MSVIFLIDYVALGLLVGFLAGLLGVGGGGIMVPIFTILFAMQGFEHEKIMHLALGTSMATIIFTSFSSMRAHYKKDNIETSMALKIAGGVLVGTFSATFLASYLKGVYLALFFGVFMSYVAFKMFSKPHYESNPTPHGKVGNIFTGTLIGAISALVSIGGGSLTVPYLVHQNFDMKRAIGTSAAVGFPIAISGTIGYAINGFGNSDLQNYIIGYIYMPAVIIVAISSIFTVPLGVKYASILPTQKLKKVFGVLAVILSIKMIISVL from the coding sequence ATGAGTGTAATATTTTTAATTGATTATGTTGCCTTAGGACTATTAGTTGGATTTTTAGCTGGATTATTAGGTGTTGGTGGTGGAGGTATTATGGTACCTATATTTACTATTTTATTTGCCATGCAAGGGTTTGAACATGAAAAAATCATGCATTTGGCATTGGGAACTTCAATGGCAACAATTATTTTTACCTCATTTTCAAGTATGCGTGCCCATTATAAAAAAGATAATATCGAAACATCTATGGCTCTTAAAATAGCTGGAGGAGTTTTGGTAGGAACATTTAGTGCAACTTTTTTAGCCTCTTATCTTAAAGGTGTTTATTTGGCACTGTTTTTTGGAGTATTTATGAGTTATGTCGCTTTTAAGATGTTTAGTAAGCCCCATTATGAATCAAACCCAACTCCACATGGAAAAGTAGGAAATATATTTACTGGAACTTTAATTGGAGCGATTTCAGCTTTAGTTTCAATTGGAGGAGGGTCGTTAACTGTTCCTTATTTGGTACACCAAAATTTTGACATGAAACGGGCTATTGGTACTTCAGCAGCTGTTGGTTTTCCTATTGCCATATCTGGTACTATTGGCTATGCAATCAATGGTTTTGGTAATAGTGATTTACAAAATTATATCATCGGTTATATTTATATGCCAGCTGTAATAATAGTGGCAATTAGTAGTATTTTTACTGTTCCTTTAGGTGTAAAATATGCATCTATACTTCCCACCCAAAAGCTTAAAAAAGTTTTTGGAGTTTTAGCCGTAATCTTGAGTATTAAGATGATAATATCTGTATTATAA
- a CDS encoding DMT family transporter, whose product MSLTVMFVVLFAALLHASWNFLVKQNSDKLISMSAVVLGHVPFAFLALFFVPLPNIESLNYIIAGALLHTGYQLFLLNSYRIGDLSQVYPLARGISPLIVATVSVLFLGNHLSQIEITAIIVICTGIMSLVLVRKSDGLRNYRAAILAVVTGIFIASYSLVDGLGARVSDSAIGFYACLSILNAIIFIIVILFKKPNTVKIVIVNNYKLALTGGLASFTGYSLVIWSFTMAPIPVVTALRETSIVFALLLGVFVLKERLDLMKLFASITTLIGAGLLRISK is encoded by the coding sequence ATGTCTCTTACTGTTATGTTTGTTGTTCTTTTTGCTGCATTATTACATGCTAGTTGGAATTTTTTAGTTAAACAAAATAGCGACAAACTTATAAGTATGTCTGCTGTGGTATTAGGTCATGTACCTTTTGCTTTTCTTGCACTATTTTTTGTGCCCTTGCCTAATATTGAATCTCTTAATTACATAATTGCTGGAGCCTTACTACATACTGGTTATCAGTTATTTTTACTTAATTCTTATCGTATTGGTGATTTAAGTCAAGTTTATCCATTGGCTCGTGGAATATCACCTTTGATTGTAGCAACTGTATCTGTACTTTTTTTAGGAAATCATCTCTCACAGATAGAAATAACTGCTATTATTGTAATTTGTACGGGTATTATGAGTCTTGTATTAGTTAGAAAGAGTGATGGATTGAGAAATTATCGTGCAGCTATTTTGGCTGTGGTTACTGGTATTTTCATCGCATCATATTCTCTTGTAGATGGTTTGGGTGCTCGTGTTTCTGATAGTGCTATTGGTTTTTATGCTTGTCTTTCTATTTTAAATGCAATTATTTTTATTATTGTGATTTTATTTAAAAAACCAAATACTGTAAAAATTGTTATTGTAAATAATTATAAACTAGCATTAACTGGTGGATTAGCATCATTTACAGGCTATTCTTTAGTTATTTGGTCATTTACTATGGCACCAATTCCTGTAGTTACTGCTTTAAGAGAGACAAGTATTGTTTTTGCACTTTTACTAGGTGTTTTTGTATTAAAAGAGAGATTAGATTTAATGAAATTATTTGCTTCAATAACAACACTTATTGGTGCTGGATTATTGAGAATTAGTAAATAA
- a CDS encoding Lcl C-terminal domain-containing protein, whose product MKERKNIVQLFLSIFMMFIMSACLPHQKELQVMLNKYNITKKIYIKDDVNAYDDYGKDKKVLQVLKRAEEYDIVDIKENYARLAKTKNNNLKSDVWVNLDEIETEPTYFITLIVNVPKAKILLNGKEYESNTRVPSGTYKVDISADNFLDKSIKIEIYKDVKEEIILDFDIEAQKDKIAKEKLEKERIKREKLQRERIERQRKESIYIDKKQKLMWQDNNAVLETKKPWLTKVNYDAKNYLNTIGDTAITYCKNLTLANFKDWRLPTKDELKYLSTQKNKLKNVSSNWYWSITSNNNNGERAWSIYFDNGDGYSDLKNAYNYVRCIRNGGDL is encoded by the coding sequence GTGAAAGAAAGAAAAAATATTGTGCAACTCTTTTTATCTATTTTTATGATGTTTATTATGAGTGCTTGTTTGCCTCATCAAAAAGAGTTACAAGTTATGTTAAATAAATATAATATTACTAAAAAAATCTATATAAAAGACGATGTAAATGCTTATGATGATTATGGAAAAGATAAAAAAGTTTTACAAGTCCTAAAAAGAGCAGAAGAGTATGATATTGTTGATATTAAAGAGAATTATGCTCGACTTGCTAAAACAAAGAATAATAATCTAAAAAGTGATGTGTGGGTTAATCTAGATGAGATAGAAACAGAACCAACATATTTCATAACATTAATTGTTAATGTACCTAAGGCAAAAATACTCTTAAATGGTAAAGAATATGAATCTAATACTAGAGTTCCCAGTGGAACTTATAAAGTTGATATAAGTGCTGATAACTTTTTAGATAAAAGTATAAAAATTGAAATATATAAAGATGTAAAAGAAGAGATTATTTTAGATTTTGATATTGAGGCTCAAAAAGATAAAATAGCCAAAGAAAAATTGGAAAAAGAAAGAATAAAAAGAGAGAAGCTTCAAAGAGAAAGAATAGAAAGACAGAGGAAAGAGAGTATTTATATAGATAAAAAACAAAAATTAATGTGGCAAGATAATAATGCAGTATTAGAAACTAAAAAACCATGGTTAACAAAAGTAAACTATGATGCTAAAAACTATCTCAATACAATTGGTGATACAGCTATAACTTATTGTAAAAATTTAACTCTTGCTAATTTTAAAGATTGGAGATTACCTACAAAAGACGAATTAAAATATCTTTCTACTCAAAAAAATAAATTGAAAAATGTCAGTTCTAATTGGTATTGGAGCATCACTTCAAATAATAATAACGGTGAACGTGCTTGGAGTATATACTTTGATAATGGAGATGGATATAGTGATTTAAAAAATGCTTATAATTATGTTCGATGTATTCGTAATGGAGGAGATTTATAA
- a CDS encoding glycosyltransferase family 2 protein, translated as MRYIIFSIIIAVLFQIFFWISHNTLVSLIESPSKKVESLSYTPYYGYEKKVLSPKQIENDLNILAPITKKIRTYSSIDAEIILEATAQTIIPIDLGIWLSGDFKQNDIEIQKALKLLKKYPDRIENIIVGNEVLLRKDLNKNELFAYIDYIREFTDKPITSAETWDIWEKTQDLSNHVDFITIHILPYWEEVPIKKFTSFVMDRYNKIQNLFPNKKIYIGEIGWPSNGYNNVNAVPNLKNQATAIREFINLAKNNAWSYNIIEAFDQPWKGYAEGNIGQYWGIFDADRNLKFKLVGDIELNQFWFYQMIAAIIIGSLLTILGLRNKKLNMYHALAYAIVAQGMAVGIVMAFMYPFINYMNFGMWGMWGIGTFLMIPLVIMTLTKANELFKSSIGTAPTRLLPLNLTSDNIPFVSIHVPAYKEQPHALAETLKALSKLQYPNYEVLVIINNTPEEFYWKPIEKLCKELGDKFIFMNITCTGFKAGALNKALEQTNKEAEIIAVIDADYVVEPAWLVDLVPLFDDPKVAIVQAPQDHRDGDESIIKTAMNEEYAGFFDIGMIDRNEENAIVVHGTMVMVRLSAMLEVGGWGTDTIVEDSELGLRLFEAGYIAHYTNKRYGYGLLPDTFEAFKTQRHRWAYGAIQILKKHWREFKPSSNKLTSSQKKKFITGWIFWLSDAMGPIMAVMNLIWVPVIVFVGVTIPTIPLTVPIITAFLVNVLHTFILYRMKVKASFKETFLSSIASMSLQLIIFKAVWDGFVKDGLPFTRTQKGGKSKKSKNPIKYETILCLLLLISFFTLIFINKTKIIEIYVFAITIFIQSIPYISAIIMRYLELYSIKNQKI; from the coding sequence TTGAGATATATTATATTTAGTATTATCATTGCAGTCTTATTTCAAATATTTTTTTGGATTTCGCATAATACTTTAGTCTCACTAATTGAATCACCATCAAAAAAAGTTGAATCACTCTCGTACACCCCATACTATGGATATGAAAAAAAAGTTTTATCACCTAAACAAATAGAAAATGATTTAAATATATTAGCCCCCATTACAAAAAAAATCCGAACTTACTCTTCAATAGATGCAGAGATTATTTTAGAAGCCACAGCGCAAACAATAATACCTATTGATTTAGGTATTTGGTTAAGTGGTGATTTTAAACAAAATGACATAGAAATTCAAAAAGCTTTAAAGTTACTCAAAAAATACCCAGATAGAATTGAAAATATTATAGTAGGAAATGAAGTTCTACTAAGAAAAGACTTAAATAAAAATGAACTCTTTGCCTATATTGACTACATAAGAGAGTTTACTGATAAACCAATCACTAGTGCTGAGACTTGGGATATTTGGGAAAAAACTCAAGATTTATCTAATCATGTTGATTTTATAACAATACATATCTTGCCATATTGGGAAGAAGTACCTATAAAGAAATTTACAAGTTTTGTTATGGACAGATACAATAAAATTCAAAATCTTTTTCCAAATAAAAAAATATATATTGGAGAGATAGGTTGGCCAAGTAATGGTTATAATAATGTTAATGCTGTACCTAATTTAAAAAATCAAGCGACAGCAATAAGAGAATTTATAAATCTTGCTAAAAACAATGCTTGGTCTTATAATATTATTGAAGCCTTTGATCAGCCTTGGAAAGGTTATGCAGAGGGAAATATAGGACAATATTGGGGGATATTTGATGCAGATAGAAATTTAAAATTTAAATTAGTCGGGGATATAGAATTAAATCAATTTTGGTTTTATCAAATGATTGCTGCAATTATAATAGGGTCTTTATTAACAATTTTAGGACTAAGAAATAAAAAGTTAAATATGTATCATGCTTTAGCTTATGCTATTGTAGCTCAAGGCATGGCAGTGGGTATTGTGATGGCATTTATGTATCCTTTCATCAATTATATGAATTTTGGGATGTGGGGAATGTGGGGAATAGGAACATTTTTAATGATACCTCTTGTCATTATGACCCTTACAAAAGCAAATGAACTATTTAAATCTTCAATTGGAACAGCTCCTACAAGACTACTTCCCCTTAATTTAACATCTGATAATATCCCTTTTGTTTCTATTCATGTACCAGCATATAAAGAGCAACCTCATGCCTTAGCTGAAACTTTAAAAGCTCTATCTAAGCTACAATATCCAAACTATGAAGTTCTCGTAATAATTAATAATACACCAGAAGAGTTCTATTGGAAACCAATTGAAAAACTATGTAAAGAGTTAGGTGATAAATTTATATTTATGAACATAACTTGTACAGGCTTTAAAGCTGGGGCATTAAATAAAGCCTTAGAACAAACAAACAAAGAGGCTGAAATCATAGCAGTAATCGATGCAGATTATGTGGTTGAACCTGCTTGGCTAGTTGATTTAGTTCCTTTATTTGATGATCCTAAGGTTGCAATTGTACAAGCCCCACAAGATCATAGAGATGGGGATGAATCCATAATAAAAACCGCAATGAATGAAGAATATGCAGGTTTCTTTGATATTGGAATGATTGATAGAAATGAAGAAAATGCTATAGTTGTACATGGAACAATGGTTATGGTTAGATTAAGTGCAATGTTGGAAGTTGGAGGTTGGGGAACAGATACCATAGTAGAAGATAGTGAGTTAGGTCTTAGACTATTTGAAGCAGGTTATATCGCACACTATACAAATAAAAGATATGGTTATGGTCTTCTTCCTGATACTTTTGAAGCATTTAAAACTCAAAGACATCGATGGGCTTATGGAGCTATACAAATTCTAAAAAAACATTGGAGAGAGTTTAAACCTTCATCTAATAAATTAACTTCCAGTCAAAAGAAAAAGTTTATTACCGGATGGATTTTTTGGCTAAGTGATGCCATGGGACCAATAATGGCTGTTATGAATCTTATTTGGGTTCCTGTTATTGTTTTTGTTGGAGTTACAATTCCTACAATTCCACTAACAGTACCAATTATTACAGCATTTTTAGTGAATGTTTTACATACTTTTATTTTATATAGGATGAAAGTAAAAGCTAGTTTTAAAGAGACTTTTTTAAGTTCAATTGCCTCTATGAGTCTGCAGCTTATTATTTTTAAAGCAGTCTGGGATGGATTTGTAAAAGATGGATTACCTTTTACAAGAACCCAAAAAGGTGGTAAATCTAAAAAAAGTAAAAACCCAATAAAGTATGAAACTATTTTATGTTTATTATTATTAATCTCTTTTTTTACCTTAATTTTCATAAATAAAACAAAAATTATTGAAATTTATGTATTCGCTATAACTATATTTATTCAAAGTATTCCCTATATCTCAGCAATTATTATGAGATATTTAGAACTATACTCTATCAAAAATCAAAAGATTTAG
- a CDS encoding DUF1853 family protein, translated as MNNLKTQFLGFMNTPPLFKELDGLSQIELDINEVKEFDFTELNITSKLTLGSRIERFFEFYIKQSKNYELIKKNIQIINNKQTHGEIDFLLYDKKAEEYLHIEHVYKFYLYDDSIENELDRYIGPNRNDTFVKKLEKLKNKQLPLLYKNETQEYLEGIDVNSFKQKICLKGNIYVPMHFSGKDIPILNNSCVRGFYIKREEFIKQKHFKEYKYHLPTRNDWVCDCNTNEIWISFDDVITSIDILLNQQKSPLVWLKNKKNISQSFFVTWW; from the coding sequence ATGAATAATTTAAAAACTCAATTTTTAGGCTTTATGAATACACCTCCTTTATTTAAAGAACTAGATGGTCTAAGTCAAATAGAACTAGATATAAATGAAGTAAAAGAGTTTGATTTTACTGAGTTAAATATCACTTCTAAACTTACTTTAGGAAGTAGGATAGAGCGTTTTTTTGAGTTTTATATAAAACAGTCAAAAAACTATGAGTTGATAAAAAAGAATATTCAAATTATAAATAATAAACAAACCCATGGTGAAATAGATTTTCTTCTTTATGATAAAAAAGCAGAAGAGTATTTACATATTGAACATGTATACAAGTTTTATTTATATGATGATTCTATTGAAAATGAACTTGATAGGTATATCGGTCCAAATAGAAACGATACTTTTGTAAAAAAACTAGAAAAATTAAAAAACAAACAACTTCCTTTATTATATAAAAATGAAACACAAGAGTACTTAGAGGGTATAGATGTAAACTCTTTTAAACAAAAGATTTGTTTAAAAGGAAATATCTATGTTCCAATGCATTTTTCAGGTAAAGATATACCTATATTAAATAACTCTTGTGTAAGAGGTTTTTATATTAAGCGTGAAGAATTTATAAAACAAAAGCACTTTAAAGAGTATAAATACCATTTGCCTACAAGGAATGATTGGGTTTGTGATTGTAATACAAATGAAATATGGATAAGTTTTGATGACGTAATAACTTCAATAGATATATTGTTAAATCAACAAAAATCCCCTTTGGTTTGGTTAAAAAACAAGAAAAATATAAGCCAAAGTTTTTTTGTTACTTGGTGGTAA
- a CDS encoding rhodanese-like domain-containing protein, protein MNENIIYAFIALLAFIAYKKYSQYKVLKLVPSLLSQGGQIVDVRSVEEFVSSHKDGSINIPLDSLKNRIKELDNTKPIILCCASGSRSALAKRTLVANGYENVHNAGKWSSLLKF, encoded by the coding sequence TTGAACGAAAATATAATTTATGCGTTTATTGCATTGCTAGCTTTTATAGCTTATAAAAAGTATAGTCAATATAAGGTATTGAAACTTGTTCCATCTTTACTTTCTCAAGGTGGTCAAATTGTTGATGTTAGAAGTGTAGAAGAATTTGTCTCATCTCATAAAGATGGAAGTATAAATATTCCATTGGATTCACTTAAAAATAGAATAAAAGAGTTAGATAATACTAAGCCTATAATACTTTGTTGTGCTAGTGGTAGTAGAAGTGCACTAGCAAAGCGTACTTTAGTGGCAAATGGATATGAAAATGTTCACAATGCAGGTAAGTGGAGTTCTCTTTTAAAGTTTTAA
- a CDS encoding OsmC family protein encodes MKSISKDKKYVNQLEELDLCIDTTEEKGGTGKYPRPHDILEAALASCMNIMLQKEAEKLELMDIKFETEVVLNRENPEEANFEYSYKIIADKNYESLRTTFDKALLDSSVKKTLSRRMVFTKK; translated from the coding sequence ATGAAATCAATTAGTAAAGATAAAAAGTATGTAAATCAATTGGAAGAACTTGATTTATGTATTGATACAACAGAAGAAAAAGGTGGCACAGGAAAATATCCTCGTCCACATGATATTTTAGAGGCAGCATTGGCAAGTTGCATGAATATTATGCTTCAAAAAGAAGCTGAAAAATTAGAACTTATGGATATAAAATTTGAAACAGAAGTAGTACTAAACAGAGAAAACCCAGAAGAAGCTAATTTTGAATACTCATATAAAATAATCGCAGATAAAAATTATGAGAGTTTAAGAACTACCTTTGATAAAGCACTATTGGATAGTTCAGTTAAAAAGACTTTATCAAGACGAATGGTTTTTACTAAAAAATGA
- a CDS encoding sensor histidine kinase: MKNDAIKFKKETMKKKYIIHLRSFISFVSIATLFVACLIACAIVITGTWLFYHGPITFFSGILMSLLVCALTMIIGAIALYIGSGHLLKPVEALNLTVNKIAQGDFTARVYRKRRNMKNYLYAHELDELSSNVNKMVEELSGMDYMRKDFMSNVSHEIKTPVTAITGFAELLLDSPLEIQKQKEYLELIHQESRRLSLLCEDMLQMSRLDNQQIISKKDMIRVDEQIRRAVIVLSQKWSDRDQKFDLNLCDVVIESDKSLLMHVWMNLIDNAMKYSSLNSTIYIDEYVNGNELIVKIKDEGIGIKSEKIEKIFDKFYQGDESHKKQGSGLGLSIVKRILELLGATIHYESQENIGTTVVVKILIKALK, translated from the coding sequence ATGAAAAATGATGCAATAAAATTTAAAAAGGAAACCATGAAAAAGAAATATATAATACACCTTCGCTCTTTTATCTCTTTTGTTTCTATTGCCACTTTATTCGTTGCTTGTCTTATTGCATGTGCTATAGTTATTACTGGGACTTGGTTGTTTTATCACGGACCAATTACCTTTTTCTCAGGGATTCTTATGAGTCTACTTGTATGTGCTTTAACGATGATTATTGGTGCTATTGCCTTATACATTGGGTCAGGACATTTATTGAAACCTGTTGAAGCATTGAATTTAACTGTGAATAAAATTGCCCAAGGGGATTTTACTGCAAGAGTTTACCGTAAGAGAAGAAACATGAAAAATTATCTTTATGCCCATGAACTTGATGAACTCTCTTCAAATGTGAATAAAATGGTAGAAGAACTCTCTGGTATGGATTATATGCGTAAAGACTTTATGAGTAATGTATCCCATGAAATAAAAACACCGGTTACGGCAATCACAGGTTTTGCTGAATTGTTATTAGATTCGCCACTTGAAATACAAAAGCAAAAAGAGTATTTGGAACTCATACATCAAGAATCTAGACGCTTGTCATTACTTTGTGAAGATATGTTACAAATGTCGCGTTTAGATAATCAACAAATTATCTCAAAAAAAGACATGATTAGAGTAGATGAACAAATAAGGCGTGCAGTGATTGTACTGTCACAAAAGTGGAGTGATCGTGATCAAAAATTTGATTTAAACCTCTGTGATGTAGTTATAGAATCGGATAAATCACTTTTGATGCATGTTTGGATGAATCTCATCGATAACGCCATGAAATACTCTTCTCTCAATAGCACAATTTATATTGATGAGTACGTAAATGGAAATGAACTTATTGTTAAAATTAAAGATGAAGGTATTGGGATTAAGAGTGAAAAAATTGAAAAGATTTTTGATAAGTTTTACCAAGGTGATGAATCCCATAAAAAACAAGGAAGTGGTCTGGGGCTTTCCATCGTAAAAAGAATTTTAGAACTTTTGGGAGCAACAATTCACTATGAAAGCCAAGAAAATATTGGAACAACTGTGGTTGTAAAAATTTTAATAAAGGCTCTGAAATAA